The Catenuloplanes niger genome includes a window with the following:
- a CDS encoding choice-of-anchor L domain-containing protein — protein MKLAADGGARRLHATAVSQTGLTLAWDAPPGATFVLRRTPGSNPVSLRDHGTGVPVKGTTATVTGLKAGQRHTYSLFTLVKGRWTGPLVLTAGTAAPAGSGQATYVTAPGTLLAAPADLVSAAPTGSGVRAVLQPQTVTPPIGAGLVLPMSATLPGGFLGVVTAVSTDGRTLDLRAGGLSDAFDYYELTVADIAAVPGTAAPAPATAAPEAKVLAAGCTGLGAEQTVAFQPDLALGGRFATKVDKYRFLGADVPTGASLDMEMTVRLTGAATIDVESAVDCGIDLKSYSRQLTVSPVPIAVLLTPNAQVSVNGAVTVSNLGYQATSGVRVKGSMTIKNGPSFTGSPITEITPLTPTVTSNGSVGLAVGGELAVGPGVGTSGAGVIAGISGELTPLDAEFGPRFPMQDPRFNACLRASAAFVTGLSLTAKAWLSNGWSFSEKISLDALQGEFDYPGSPWHLPAGCQDLPGTEPQDSLLGGGVTKVEDAVSGGADQWGHVDGFAPGKKAWVLSTGRIADATGTPGVFASTGLGGPGDDELTALAGYPTHDAAAYTVTLTPAGSTLHVRYVFASEEYEEYPEFVGSSFNDVMVVRVDGKNCATVPGTTTPVSVNTINAQTNSAYYVDNAGGANGYSTSMDGLTVPLTCAVPVTPGKAVTVQIAVADTSDHAYDSAVALLDGGIWTD, from the coding sequence GTGAAGCTCGCCGCCGACGGAGGTGCGCGACGACTGCACGCCACCGCGGTGTCGCAGACCGGGCTGACCCTGGCGTGGGACGCGCCGCCCGGTGCGACATTCGTGTTACGGCGCACACCTGGCTCGAACCCGGTCAGCCTGCGTGACCACGGTACGGGCGTGCCGGTGAAGGGCACCACGGCCACGGTCACGGGCCTGAAGGCGGGCCAGCGTCACACCTACTCGCTCTTCACCCTCGTCAAAGGCCGTTGGACGGGTCCGCTGGTGCTCACCGCCGGCACGGCCGCGCCCGCCGGGTCAGGGCAGGCGACATACGTGACCGCCCCGGGCACACTGCTGGCGGCCCCGGCCGACCTGGTCTCGGCGGCGCCGACCGGTAGCGGGGTGCGGGCCGTGCTGCAGCCGCAGACCGTCACGCCGCCGATCGGTGCCGGCCTGGTGCTGCCGATGTCCGCCACGCTGCCCGGCGGCTTTCTCGGCGTCGTCACCGCGGTGTCCACGGACGGGCGAACCCTCGATCTGCGTGCCGGCGGGCTGAGCGACGCCTTCGACTACTACGAGCTCACCGTCGCCGATATCGCGGCCGTGCCGGGTACCGCTGCGCCGGCGCCCGCCACCGCCGCACCGGAAGCCAAGGTGCTCGCGGCCGGCTGCACCGGTCTCGGCGCGGAGCAGACGGTCGCCTTCCAGCCCGATCTCGCCCTGGGCGGCCGGTTCGCCACCAAGGTCGACAAATACCGGTTCCTCGGCGCCGACGTGCCCACCGGGGCGTCACTGGACATGGAGATGACGGTCCGGCTGACCGGCGCGGCGACCATCGACGTCGAGAGCGCGGTGGACTGCGGGATCGACCTGAAGTCGTACAGCCGGCAGCTGACCGTCTCACCCGTCCCGATCGCGGTGCTTCTCACCCCGAACGCCCAGGTCAGTGTGAATGGCGCGGTGACCGTGTCCAACCTCGGCTATCAGGCCACCAGCGGTGTGCGCGTCAAGGGATCCATGACGATCAAGAACGGCCCGTCGTTCACCGGCAGCCCGATCACCGAGATCACCCCGCTCACCCCGACCGTGACCAGTAACGGATCGGTGGGACTCGCGGTCGGCGGTGAGCTGGCCGTCGGCCCGGGCGTGGGAACCTCCGGAGCGGGAGTCATCGCCGGCATCAGCGGCGAGCTGACACCGCTCGACGCCGAGTTCGGTCCGCGGTTTCCGATGCAGGACCCGCGTTTCAATGCCTGTCTGAGAGCGTCCGCCGCCTTCGTGACCGGGTTGAGCCTGACCGCGAAGGCCTGGCTGAGCAACGGGTGGTCGTTCAGCGAGAAGATCAGCCTCGACGCGCTGCAGGGCGAGTTCGACTACCCCGGATCCCCGTGGCATCTGCCCGCCGGCTGCCAGGACCTGCCCGGCACCGAGCCGCAGGACTCGCTGCTCGGCGGCGGCGTGACGAAGGTGGAGGACGCCGTGAGCGGTGGCGCGGACCAGTGGGGGCACGTAGACGGCTTCGCACCCGGCAAGAAGGCCTGGGTGCTCAGCACCGGCCGGATCGCCGACGCGACGGGTACTCCCGGCGTCTTCGCCAGCACCGGTCTCGGCGGACCCGGCGACGACGAACTCACCGCGCTCGCCGGGTACCCGACACACGACGCCGCCGCCTACACCGTCACGCTCACCCCGGCCGGCTCCACGCTGCACGTCCGATACGTGTTTGCCAGCGAGGAGTATGAGGAGTATCCGGAGTTCGTCGGAAGCTCGTTCAACGACGTCATGGTGGTGCGGGTCGACGGCAAGAACTGCGCGACCGTGCCCGGCACCACCACCCCGGTATCGGTCAACACCATCAACGCGCAGACGAACAGCGCCTACTACGTCGACAACGCCGGCGGCGCCAACGGTTACTCGACCAGCATGGACGGTCTCACCGTGCCGCTGACCTGCGCCGTCCCGGTGACGCCGGGCAAGGCGGTGACCGTGCAGATCGCCGTCGCCGACACCTCCGACCACGCCTACGACAGTGCGGTCGCGCTGCTCGACGGCGGGATCTGGACCGATTGA